The genomic stretch GTCGAACCATTCACGCATTATGTCAAGCTACTACACGCCGACAAGTCCCAACGAATGTGGGCACGGCGAGGCCCCCATCGGAGTCCAGCACACGGCAGCCACCACGAACACAGCGAAGCCTGCGTGTGGTTCATCAAAGTTAGCAGCAACTGTGTTTGATCGCACTGTCTCGCTGGCCTCGACTTGTGATTGGAGGcacaagaaacaaaaagaatcGTAAGCTCCCACTGAGATCCACTAACATCGAAGCAGAATTGGTCCTCAACCTCGCCAAGTCCCACTGCCCATGATTGGTCTTTGTTGCCAAACTCATTCCCCTAAAAAGGCGCACACACTCTGATGGTTGAAGAAAGGGATCTCGATCGCACTTGACATCATTTACCATCTCAATCTTGTTTCTTTGGAACTGGGCTCGTGATGAGTCCCATTTATTTCTCATGGAGCTGAATTAGATAGACCCCCTTGCAAGAGTAGATAGACAGTGGCTGGATATACACACAAAAAGAATAGTAATAGAGCACGAGAAAAGTGGTCTTCAGGAGGGATCTCATCAGAGCTGGAAACGGCAACTGGACACTATCACACATACTCCTGGCCGCaaggcaattcgtcgaacactcaAAATGGCTCCCAGTCGAACCTTGCATGTGGCGCGGACGAGGCGGCCGCGGTGGACGTGGAGGTGGATGGCACGAACAGGAGGGAATCGAATGTTTCCCACTTCGTCGTCACCACCACCTGTGGCTGCTCAAGGTTCTGTTGTTGATAGGGCCTCCGTGTTGGCTGCGAATCCCTCTTTTGCTGCTGAATTGGATGTCGCTGTTGATTCTGAGGCTGAGTCGGATGTTGCtgcggctgctctttgctaggttGGACCTTCGCTCTTGGCATCGCGTTCTTGATCTTGACCGCGTCCAAGGTTTCGACATACTTCTGCACTCTCTTGATCTGTTCTCAGCACAGAATCAATCAGCAACCAATCAAAATGAGCAAACAAACAAAGAGAACGATGGATTTGACCTGCATTCTCCTCTGCAGCTTCACATCCCCGTCGGCAACGACGGCGTCCAACTTGATCAGCTCGTTCATCAAAGACTCGATGAGATTGGTCACATCATGCTCCACCACCCTCCCACCTCTGTTCACGATGGCCTCCAGCGCCGACACCTGATCCAGCCAATGCCCGCCCGGAGCAGCGATCATGTAGAGATTGCTCTTGAGACCAGGACGAGGGAAGGCTGGCCAATTGTGGTGGTGGGTGGGAGATTACCTTGGAGGCGAGGCGATCGACCTCGAGGCTGATGGCGGAGATGGACTTGGTGGCCTTCTCCATCTTGTCGGTCTTGCGCATCTCGAGCAGGCGTTTCGCCTGCGCCGTGGGGTCTTCCTCCAACACCACCTTGGACTTGTCCTTCACGCCGGCGGTGTCGAGGAACGCCGTCGACTCCCTCTCCTTGTCCTTGTACAGCAGCTTCATGTCCAAGGGGTGCAGCCCCGTCTTGGCAGACAACGCCTTCTTCAGCTCCCCTATGAGCCACCGCCGCCGCACAACCACTCGATCAATTCGCCGACCATCTTGGTGTGGAACAAATGAAAACGACGCCCAAGGATCAGTCGGAGTTCTTACCGAAGGTGGCCTGCGAGCTGACGTAGATCTCGTGGTACACGGAGCCGTGCTTGACCTTGACGCGGATGGTGGGCACGGGAGCGGCCGTGGCGTCGGCGTCGGCGCCGCGCTTCTGGACGAGCATCCCGCACGGCCTGACCTCCCACCCCGCTGCCTTCTCCGCAGCCGCCGGCGACTCCTTTATGGGGCTGAACGCCACCGTCCTGCCGCCTGTCTTCGACCGCATTTTCCTCCTTAGATCTTCGGAATCCAGAGGATCTACAAGAGAAGCAAGCAAAGCCACGCCACTGGATTTCACCCCCCAAGCTAGATTTCTTCCAAGACCCGCAAAGGGAAGAAGTCAATCGAGAACATGCCCCGTCGAAGTCAATTAAGCGTGAGCTTAACTCTAGAGGAAGAGACGAAAGGTTTCTTGCTTGCTTGGGTAAGGAGAGGGGATAGTTGAGGAAGGAAGGGAACAACCGAGACAGAACCGAATCTATATATACCCACATACATGGTAAAGAAGTCAAGAAGTAAGTAAACAATAAGCGGCTCCTCTTTTAGCTTCTCACCTTCCTTCCCCCACAACATTTACCAAAAGCATCACagtgatcgagagagagagaggctggtggtggtggtggcaaagGGAAAAAGTAGGCAAGGCAATAAGAATAAGAATCAAAAAGAAATGCTGCTGCGGCAGCTGTAGGCTTCCCCCAC from Musa acuminata AAA Group cultivar baxijiao chromosome BXJ1-3, Cavendish_Baxijiao_AAA, whole genome shotgun sequence encodes the following:
- the LOC135621797 gene encoding BAG family molecular chaperone regulator 1-like codes for the protein MRSKTGGRTVAFSPIKESPAAAEKAAGWEVRPCGMLVQKRGADADATAAPVPTIRVKVKHGSVYHEIYVSSQATFGELKKALSAKTGLHPLDMKLLYKDKERESTAFLDTAGVKDKSKVVLEEDPTAQAKRLLEMRKTDKMEKATKSISAISLEVDRLASKVSALEAIVNRGGRVVEHDVTNLIESLMNELIKLDAVVADGDVKLQRRMQIKRVQKYVETLDAVKIKNAMPRAKVQPSKEQPQQHPTQPQNQQRHPIQQQKRDSQPTRRPYQQQNLEQPQVVVTTKWETFDSLLFVPSTSTSTAAASSAPHARFDWEPF